The genomic stretch ATCAGATTTCACAAGACAACTCTTCAAGCGTTCCCAGTTGTGTGTATTATTGAGCTGAAGTATCAGATCCAACAAAGATTAGAGATGAAACTTCTCCTTTGTACTTCTCATTACAAGATAAAGCTTTCCATTTCAATCTTTTAAATCTATGAAATACTAAAAGCGCACTAGCCTCTTTCAAAAACCAGGAACTGCAATCTTGAAGTTGATATTCCTTGTACCTGATGAAATGGAAAGACTACTGCTTCAGTTGATACAAGTACAAAGAGAAATTTAAGAATGTGGCAAGAGGTTATTGCAATGTCACCTAAAACATTCCTCCCTTGAGTAATGGATGGGTGTTCGGGTGTTtttttgtggggggggggggggggggtgttgaGAGAGGGGGAAACAATAATATCAGACAATAAAACGTGAAGCTAATAAGCACAAAAATAGATGAATGACAGGTAATCTCACCTCAAACCAGACACTTGATGACCAGATCCACTATTTGTCACAATGAACCTACCAAAAGCAGCAGTAATAAAGATAGCACATTTAAGTTGAGCATCATATATCTTTATCAGTACTAGCATGTAAGTCTAACAAACTAAGAACAAACTATGTCCACTGTGTAGAACGTATTGTCACAATTCACAAGGAGGGGTTAAAAAATTTGTTTCCTAACAAAGGAAAAAACAAGGGACACCACCACTTACCAGGCTTCTGTTCAATGAATCAACAGACATGCTCTCGATcaattaccaaaaaaaagaagttatGGGTTTAGATTGTTCTCCTTTCTTGACTTCAACTCCACATTGCGCACTGTCGATAATTGACACATACCTTTTATGTCTATGGTATGATTTCTCACCTTCCCCATTTACAGGATACAAAACCACCCTACGCTGAATTAAACTCATGATCATTTTTGGTTGTACTAATTGCTTCAGCGGGCATATAGCAAAAAGCATGCTCAGGAATGGCAAAGATTGACACCTCGTTCAttctaaaaatgaaataaggTTTTACCAATGCATGCTGACAGATCCAACTCAAAACATAATTTCCCTCTATCTTCCCAGTTACCATAAGTTGAAGTTTGAATATTAGGTAGTCTTTCGAGAATCCACCACACACTATCTATCATTCTCTAATCCAAATTTGATTTGAGAGGCGAATCAAGATATAGATGATgtgtgggaaaaaaaaaaatctgacaACAAGTGGAAACATAGTCCAATTAGACGTTTGAGTGAACTTAATTACAGCCTCAGCCAAAGGTCAGTTTAAGCAGGATCAAATTCCATTCTTCATCATGAATTGGATCAGACTAGGAATCCAAACGAGCACCATGCACACTCATGCTAACACCATTTCTGTCCTATTAAGGATACAAACAGCAATAACTTGACCTCTTCAGCTATGCCAAAACTGTAAAATCACTGCTACTATCCTTCACTACACTACTTCCGAGGCTCACACTAGCACTGCCAAGTATATTTTCCGAACTAAGGAATCTGTTACAGATGGGAAATTTCCAGCCTAACGCAGAACCCCTTCCGCAAAAATACCAACAAATGGCAGCAGATAAAGAAGATTTTACTAGACATAAAGGTCAAGCAGCATCACAACATCTTCTAAATCATAAATCACTTCATTTTACATAAAGCAGCATCTATTCAAAATGCGTAAAGAGCAGAACTTAGTTTTAGTACTTACGCAAAGACTGTAAAGACCAATATTCCCACCAAAATGAGGCAAAGCAAGATCAGATACTATGAGGTAAATGTCAAGGTAAACACATAACTTGCATAAGTTTAAGCGTAGAAAGGACAAAAAAACAGAATTGAACGCATATGAGAATTTCTGCTCAACAGGATACAATCCACAATAAGATTGAGTTGTTCTTCAGCGCCCCCAAAAATCCAATTATTGATCTGAAAACATTAGAAACCCAGGTTTGTAtcaataagaaaaataattcccAAAGCAACAGCACAAAAATTATGTAAAGAAGTTCAAAGTAAATAAGCTTACATTACAAGAATTATTGCACCAAGGCCTATAACAGGGAGGGTAAGGGACTTTCGGCAGCTGTCATGGTGAGTGCTCATCCACACACCAAATCCTATTACAGAAACAGCTAATAGCTGCTCCATGAAGCTATACGGTTAACATAACTCTTTTACCACCTAAAAAACcataaaaataaatacaaaatctacTACTCTATTCAATTTTCGAACTTTTTTTAACCTTCACAGTACATCGAATacaccaacaaaaaaaaaggaaaaatgaactAACCATCGATTAATATCAACGCAGGGCATTTTCTTCTAAGAATTATTAACCGCTGAAAATCTTACTGTTTCAGACGTCAGGACAAGAACAAACCTTTTTCAGGGTTTCCAATGTAAATATTCAAAGGGAGCTTATTCAAACATATTGAAACAAAAGAACCCCAATTTTTCAAATAGATAAGAGCAAAATTAGACAACAAATCAGACAAGTGAAACAAAACCCATGTTCCATAAACAAAACGTCTAAACACGTATAGAAGAGTAACATCAAAAACAGAAAGAATAGACAAAAATATCAACTTGGTTTGTGGGCAAAAAAAAAGGTATGTACCATAGTGAGAAAGTTGATCCATCTAACGACAAAGGTACTAGTTGCGGTATTCATCTTAACAATACAACCCCAAGCTTGCTTGTCTCCTGAGAAGCTTCAAATGTGCCACAAGAGGGGGAGTTGTTGAGAGTAATCTTTAAAAGTTTTATGACTTTTATGTCAGAGTTGCAGCTGGCTGGGATTTGAAGATGGAAACTTATGAGAAATGGCACTTGCACTGCAAGAAAAAAAGCTAAGGCAAGATAAAAGGACAAGGATTTTCTTGGGATAATGTCGACGAAAGAACGGCATGTTTGGGCGTAAAGGTCCGATGATAGGGTAATTTGGACGTCAACAGATAAATTCCCACATGGCTTTTGTTCATTATTTGGAGTCCCATCTGACACGACCGGACATTGTTAGGATAACGGAAAGCAAGCAGTCGTGTACAAGCTTAGGAGCTTGGATTGGGACCCTTCCAATTTCCGATTACGTACTGCTCAAATTTGTGCATGACTTGAGTCCTTGACTGTGGTCAAATCGACAAGAGTCCAAAAAAACCATCTAACAACTGCATTACCGATTTGTCATTTGAATGCAAACATCCGTTGGGGCAATCAAATCAAATACCGCTGATATTGCATAACCATTAATAATTGGGCCTCTACTGCTAGTACGGGTGGCTTGTATTTCTTGGCTGTATATTTATTGGATCCAACAGTCGCTTGATGTTTCCCTTTCAGTTTCAAGAGTAATGTATTCGCGGCAATTTGCAACGCTATTTCTAATCTACAGAATTATGGGGAATTAAATGCACGAAGTTATCAGTCTCTTTTCTCCATCAGACTATTAGCAAAACCATTGCAGGGAAGCCACGTCTAAGCCTTTTCCTTGTAGGACGCAGGTCATCTTAAAAATGACAAACCCGGATGGTCCTTTGCTTTTGTCGTGATGACAAAATCAACCCCACAAGGGAAATCAAACGAATAAAAATTGCGGCTTAATCAACTTCAGTCCAGCTGCTATGGCCAATTTTTATGTAAATACTTGGAGGGTCTgattagattgctatttttttgaagtttttatagaaaaatatactataacgatttaatatatgtgaggtaaaaaaatgattgaaaaatatgttaatGAAAAGTGTAAAAATTTTCTGAGGAAAAATGGCAATCCAACAATACATAACTGGAGATGTACTGCTGCTCCGAAGAATAGATATAATTGCATTTTCTAATGATGTTACTGATACTAATTACAGCTTGTGTTAGAACTAAAACTGCCTTTCTGCCGAAGCAGGCAGCGAAGACATGGAAAAATTGCGCCTATGAGGAGAAGCTCAATAGAAGGAACTCTTAGGGCCGAAAATTTGTCACTGGACTCTGTTTGTGCAGGTCAGAATGATCGATTTCATCTCTTCTTTCCCCAAGGACGTCTCAACTATCACCTGCCAAAATGGATGGATTGTGTTTGTGGTTAACCAGCCATCAGGTttaggaaaaagagagagagagattacaAGTAGCATAAGGTACTTGCAAATACTCACCTCCTGTGCTCTGTTTCCTGATCGAGCAAGTAGCTTATATTGGTTCTCAAACATTGATGCCATGTAAACCTGTCAGTCTCAATGTCACCGCTAAGAACCAAATATCATCCCGAGGAAAAGGAAACTAATGCTACGTAATAGAATAGAAGTACATTGGTTAGGGCAACAATGACTTGTTAGCATCTGAACAGGAGAAATGTAACCAGTATTATACCTCAGAACTGTAGAAGAATAAGATTTGATTATCCTTTAGAAGATCTTGGGAAATTACGACTTAAGAGGGAGAAGAACTTATGTCACTTAAGCAATGTAAACTAAAATGGTCACAAGGAATCTGGAGAATGTAATTCACCCAGAGCACCAAGTGTTGGCATAGAAGTTTTCCTCTTAAGCAATTATGATAAGTATAATGGTGAGTTAGCATAACTATGTTATAAAACTCCAAATATGACATAAAATTTCCCCCAAGACATATATGAAGCATAAACATCCGTAAATAACTTCATCAGAAATTACAATCAATGAGCAGTTCGGCCGAAAAAGACAttttttctccataaaaaccagGTCACAATTACTAAAAACTTCCATGCACCTGAAAAGTTGGAGCCAAGCCAGGACTCAAGAAGTAACGCCCCTTGGACACAGATTGAACACCGTCACCCTGCTGCAACTCTTTAATAAGAGACTCCACCTCTGCCCACTGTCCAAACGATATTTTGGACGTTAACAATTACTGTATTGATACCACATAGACATGCATAAATTtatcagaaaagaaaaacccaaGGTTCTTACAAATTTTGGACCAAGAAACCTGAAATATTCATTTTCTCCTATGTACAACATTCAAACAAAGTGTCAACTGATTTTGGTCAAAGCATATAAAATTACGGAGTGTTACAGTAACTATCTGAATCTAATATCCAAACTCTCCCCAAACTCAGTGAATTCTCTAACTTTCCTACCTTCTTAAGGTTGTTGTAACATGTTTTTGCAAATTTCATACTTCATTtggaattaaaaaaatatattattaggATATAACCATTTGTGAGTTCAACATTGAAGAAAAGGCTAAGCCTACTCCTACTCAAAATGGTAAAGGAAAAACCTCTGAATCTGCCTGAGCAGCTTCAAGTTTGCCATCCAAAGAATCATGACCACCAACAACAGCCTCCAAGGCTTCTATCAGTGGATCAGGCTGCCAGAGAGACGAAAGACATCAAAATAACTATTAGCTTCACGAAAAAAAAAGGACTTCTAGACTCAAAGACAAACCTAACATCATTTACCGTTATTTCCTTCAGTGATAGGAAAATGCGTTCCAGGGAAAAGTCCAACTGGTGAACTTTTGCTTCCATAATCTGACCCAAAAATGATCCCAAAAGTATGACAGCAATTTACTCATGTAAACAATTACCAAATGTCAAAGCGTGTGAATTCCGAGTGCACACAGCACTATAAAAATATCTGTGGCATCTATTACTTGTGGTAGTGTTTACTTCAGTCAAAGATAAATACCTGGCCAATCTTAAAATATGATGCTGGGTCCAAAGTTGCATCCCATGATACTTCTGTCTGGTGAATCAGGGCAGGCACTTCATCAACCTACATTCAGGTAATTCATAAGTGAAATCCTGTCCTGTTCTGGAAAGTTCCAATTGGTTGCAGGTATACAAcaatgaatttatttattcaCAAGGTTTTTCTAGATTCACGGTCAGTTTATCAGAAATATAAAACTTTGGTAATTAAACATGATACCACAAAGCATACATAGGACCCACAGTGAAACATCATATATACCTCAACAAAGATGCCAAAATATGTAATCTTCTTAATGCAGCACTTAACGACATCCCCAACACTCAATCTAGCCTGCAAACAAAGATACAATTAGAAGCTCAAAAATGATGAAACTATatctagaagaagaacaagcTCAAAGAATAATCACCGATTATGATGCTTCCAATTAACCCAAGGAAATTGGAATCCatgcaaaaatgaaattcaagACCTAAGAAAAAAGCATTCATTTTATGTACTTAAACCAAACATTACCATGAGATTCCTCTTTTTCTCGATCAATTCCTCCTTCTCCTTTGGCTTAGTAGAAAATATTAGCCGCCTAGATTTTCTGTCAGCCAAGACCACAGTCACTTTGATCTTCTGTAAAGAAAGAAATTCAAGTTGTTAGTCTAATTACCAAATGAACAAGCTTCACTGGAAATTTGTTATCATCGATACCTGACCAACAAAGGACGATAAAAATTTGGATTTTTGTTGGTCATAAATTCTTAAAAGATCTTCAAGCTTTGTATCTGGAGAGATCTCACTGTACAATTTGTCATCTATATCTATGTCTAACTGTGACTCAGAAGAAGGAGTCACACTAGCAGTTTCAAAACTGCCAATGACACCCAAGTGTTGCTTATACTTGGAAGGATCTAAACCTCTCCTTCTCAACCAAGACTCAAAAGCCAAGAACTTCCACTTGGCAGCAAGATTCCGATAAGGCAGAAATCCTATTAGGGTACCAAAAGATACCTGCAAAAACAGGATaaactaaaaatataaatacaaaTAGATTTGCAAAATGATGTGTTAACTAGTTGGACCAACATAATTATGTTCTTACAGTAAATCCTCTGGTGCTAGAGCTAATGATTTCCACCTCTACCCTTCCTCCCAAATTGACCAGACCTTCAGCCTTTGTCCAGTCATTCTCTTCACGCTCCTACATGTATATCTTACACTCAGATACTATCCAAATCTACAAGTTTGTGATAGAGAACCAATGCAgcagaaaaagggaaaagaaattgTCCAACCTTTATGGGTGATGAAAGGAAGTTCTCGAGATCTAAAGCATTGCCATTGCTTTCAGGATTCACAGGCATCACTTCCTCTTTACTAATTTTAGATGTTGTCACTACAGAGGTGTCCATTCTAGAGGATAACAGATTGTTAAAATTGCAGAAGCGTCACTCAATGAACAAATTTGCAACTAACAATGTTCTCTAAGTGTACCTTTTTGGTTTACCAAGAAGTGAAGCATCAAGAGAAAACCCAGGGTCAGATTCTGCTAATTTTGTTGCAGAAGGTTCACTAGAATCAGAACTTTTCCCAGAAGACCATAAGTCACTTGGCTGTAATCCTTGAAAAGAATAAAGTAAATTAGTAAAAGATGAAGCACCAAATTCAATAACTATTTTTTACTCTTTTAATTTGCGATGCAGAACCTGTGGAACTCTGACCAACGTGCTTGGATTACCTGTTGCAGACTCGTTCTCTTCAAAAGAATTTGTCACCCTGGATTCTAGAGCTTGATTGAGATTGCCTTTCGCAGCAATTTCAGCATATGAGTTGGTGTTGTTTAAATTACCATCAGTTATGGAATTGACATCATTTGACCTATTGGCATAACCTCCTGAAGATTCATCAGCTCGATCACTGATAAAATTGGTTTCCAACTGCTCTGGCATTCTCAAAAGTGCAGGATCCAAATTACTATTACCAGTTTCACGACCATCTTCAGCTTTGGAACCACCTGAATGACCATTTTCTCCCTCAAGATCTGGGACCATTTTCAGCGGTTCAGGCTTCTTCAGCAATGTAATATCACTAAATCTTTCCTTCTGTGGTTCCTTCCCCATCCTTAGTGATAAGTTTGGCCTAATGCTTAACCTTGATGATTTTTCACTCTCGACATCGTCATATATGGATGGTTTTCGTAATAGCACATTGGGAACGCTGCGATGACTATTTTCAACAACATTTGCCACTGGTTGAGTTGGTTTCTTATCCTGTCCCTCAGATGGTTTCTTGTCAGCCTCAACCTTTACTCCTTTTCTGGTTACAGGACGAACCAAATTTAATCCACCCACCGAACTGACTGACCTTTTTTCCTCTTCCACGTCAAATGGAACCTCCTCAATTTTACTATCTGAtgattttctcttcttcttctcgaATGTCTCTTCAATTTCTAGATGAGTCGCATCTGGATTAGACTTCCGAGCCATTATCTGGATAAGGTACAGAACTTCAATTACACTCTAGAAAGACTTGGGAAACAGATACTAAACACTAGAGCAGCAAGCTGAAGACACATTGACAGAACCTTCCAATGTATCAAAGCAGTCCCAACAAAAAATTTAATACTAAATGGCATATAACCTCGAGCAGAAAACAAATATCAGTATGGATAAGTTTGCTGCAATTGTGACAGCAAAAAAGGGGTAAATAACTTAAAACAAATTACTATACTATCTAATGGGGCAAACTTGGATTAATCTTTTCCCTGGATCACAGATACTCATGATCATGAGGATAAAGTTCCAATCACATCTACAATACTTTTACTTTTTTGTTATACCCTGTTGACTATACTTGCCAACTACCAAACGAGCAGTCCAAATTAACGCATAAAAAGTAGAAAAGCACAGGCACAAGTTCATGAGTACTAGGAACTTATTCCACAACAGAAGTGGCAAAATTCCATCTTCAGATATGATTATAGCAAAAGGGCAGAATGCAATCAGGATAAGTGTATGATATCCGTGTAAAAGAGTGTAAAAGAGACCTTGGCCAATGTTAATTTGGGGTCTTCACCAAGCATTCTGCCGAACTTGAGTTCCATTTGGTCCAGAGGGTCAAGCTTAGGGGGCTCATCTTTAGCTGCCAAGATTGAAACTTTTCTGGGTTTTTTCTCAAAGAAAACATTTCTGGATTTTCTAGGGTGCAAAGAGGAAGGCAAGCAGAATTGAGCAGTAATAGAGTTGACAGTTGCACCCGAAGTAGTGGCAGTTGTGGAGTAAAGAGGAATGGAGTCCATTCTTGTGGAATTAGAGCAAAACTCATCAGAGATAAGATTCACAAGCTTTAAAGATCAATGGGTCTCGCTTAGGCTCTGCAAATCATTATTAAATCTGTTGTAGTTGCAAACTTGTATGCTTTGGAGGATAAAAGACGGAGCTTTGCCAAATTGGAGTGATGGTGGCAGATTAGCGCAAAGCAGTAGAACGCAGGAGGAAAGGCCGTTTTATCCTTTGTGGTGCTCAGTCACCTTGAGAAATTGAATGGTCCGGTCCGTCTACCCATCACTAtggccttttcttttccttctttttttttttttttttgcccttttctataaatttttttttttttttgggttcctaATTAGCCTGGCAGGGATTTAAAGGTTTGCAAGGCCACCGTGTTGGATaaatatctatatctatacaATATATAAAGTTAGAGGTGTGGTATTTGGtgtaaatattttttgtgattttttgaa from Coffea eugenioides isolate CCC68of chromosome 8, Ceug_1.0, whole genome shotgun sequence encodes the following:
- the LOC113779144 gene encoding tetraspanin-10 isoform X2, whose protein sequence is MEQLLAVSVIGFGVWMSTHHDSCRKSLTLPVIGLGAIILVISIIGFLGALKNNSILLWIYLILLCLILVGILVFTVFAFIVTNSGSGHQVSGLRYKEYQLQDCSSWFLKELNNTHNWERLKSCLVKSDDCNNLAGEYKTLKQYKSARLTPIEAGCCRPPSECGYPAVNASYYDLSFRPISSNKDCKLYKNSRGVKCYNCDSCKAGVAQYMKIEWRAVAIFNVFLFVVLSTIYFVGCCARRNAAKSPEKV
- the LOC113779144 gene encoding tetraspanin-10 isoform X1, which codes for MNTATSTFVVRWINFLTMLLAVSVIGFGVWMSTHHDSCRKSLTLPVIGLGAIILVISIIGFLGALKNNSILLWIYLILLCLILVGILVFTVFAFIVTNSGSGHQVSGLRYKEYQLQDCSSWFLKELNNTHNWERLKSCLVKSDDCNNLAGEYKTLKQYKSARLTPIEAGCCRPPSECGYPAVNASYYDLSFRPISSNKDCKLYKNSRGVKCYNCDSCKAGVAQYMKIEWRAVAIFNVFLFVVLSTIYFVGCCARRNAAKSPEKV
- the LOC113781505 gene encoding uncharacterized protein LOC113781505 isoform X1 yields the protein MFSLRKNPEKFQSWQLKTSPPKLDPLDQMELKFGRMLGEDPKLTLAKIMARKSHPDATHLEIEKTFEKKKRKSSDSKIEEVPFDVEEEKRSVSSVGGLNLVRPVTRKGVKVEADKKPSEGQDKKPTQPVANVVENSHRSVPNVLLRKPSIYDDVESEKSSRLSIRPNLSLRMGKEPQKERFSDITLLKKPEPLKMVPDLEGENGHSGGSKAEDGRETGNSNLDPALLRMPEQLETNFISDRADESSGGYANRSNDVNSITDGNLNNTNSYAEIAAKGNLNQALESRVTNSFEENESATGLQPSDLWSSGKSSDSSEPSATKLAESDPGFSLDASLLGKPKRMDTSVVTTSKISKEEVMPVNPESNGNALDLENFLSSPIKEREENDWTKAEGLVNLGGRVEVEIISSSTRGFTVSFGTLIGFLPYRNLAAKWKFLAFESWLRRRGLDPSKYKQHLGVIGSFETASVTPSSESQLDIDIDDKLYSEISPDTKLEDLLRIYDQQKSKFLSSFVGQKIKVTVVLADRKSRRLIFSTKPKEKEELIEKKRNLMARLSVGDVVKCCIKKITYFGIFVEVDEVPALIHQTEVSWDATLDPASYFKIGQIMEAKVHQLDFSLERIFLSLKEITPDPLIEALEAVVGGHDSLDGKLEAAQADSEWAEVESLIKELQQGDGVQSVSKGRYFLSPGLAPTFQVYMASMFENQYKLLARSGNRAQEVIVETSLGKEEMKSIILTCTNRVQ
- the LOC113781505 gene encoding uncharacterized protein LOC113781505 isoform X3; this translates as MSFALIPQEWTPFLFNPQLPLLRVQLSTLLLLNSACLPLCTLENQEMFSLRKNPEKFQSWQLKTSPPKLDPLDQMELKFGRMLGEDPKLTLAKIMARKSHPDATHLEIEKTFEKKKRKSSDSKIEEVPFDVEEEKRSVSSVGGLNLVRPVTRKGVKVEADKKPSEGQDKKPTQPVANVVENSHRSVPNVLLRKPSIYDDVESEKSSRLSIRPNLSLRMGKEPQKERFSDITLLKKPEPLKMVPDLEGENGHSGGSKAEDGRETGNSNLDPALLRMPEQLETNFISDRADESSGGYANRSNDVNSITDGNLNNTNSYAEIAAKGNLNQALESRVTNSFEENESATGLQPSDLWSSGKSSDSSEPSATKLAESDPGFSLDASLLGKPKRMDTSVVTTSKISKEEVMPVNPESNGNALDLENFLSSPIKKIKVTVVLADRKSRRLIFSTKPKEKEELIEKKRNLMARLSVGDVVKCCIKKITYFGIFVEVDEVPALIHQTEVSWDATLDPASYFKIGQIMEAKVHQLDFSLERIFLSLKEITPDPLIEALEAVVGGHDSLDGKLEAAQADSEWAEVESLIKELQQGDGVQSVSKGRYFLSPGLAPTFQVYMASMFENQYKLLARSGNRAQEVIVETSLGKEEMKSIILTCTNRVQ
- the LOC113781505 gene encoding uncharacterized protein LOC113781505 isoform X2; its protein translation is MDSIPLYSTTATTSGATVNSITAQFCLPSSLHPRKSRNVFFEKKPRKVSILAAKDEPPKLDPLDQMELKFGRMLGEDPKLTLAKIMARKSNPDATHLEIEETFEKKKRKSSDSKIEEVPFDVEEEKRSVSSVGGLNLVRPVTRKGVKVEADKKPSEGQDKKPTQPVANVVENSHRSVPNVLLRKPSIYDDVESEKSSRLSIRPNLSLRMGKEPQKERFSDITLLKKPEPLKMVPDLEGENGHSGGSKAEDGRETGNSNLDPALLRMPEQLETNFISDRADESSGGYANRSNDVNSITDGNLNNTNSYAEIAAKGNLNQALESRVTNSFEENESATGLQPSDLWSSGKSSDSSEPSATKLAESDPGFSLDASLLGKPKRMDTSVVTTSKISKEEVMPVNPESNGNALDLENFLSSPIKEREENDWTKAEGLVNLGGRVEVEIISSSTRGFTVSFGTLIGFLPYRNLAAKWKFLAFESWLRRRGLDPSKYKQHLGVIGSFETASVTPSSESQLDIDIDDKLYSEISPDTKLEDLLRIYDQQKSKFLSSFVGQKIKVTVVLADRKSRRLIFSTKPKEKEELIEKKRNLMARLSVGDVVKCCIKKITYFGIFVEVDEVPALIHQTEVSWDATLDPASYFKIGQIMEAKVHQLDFSLERIFLSLKEITPDPLIEALEAVVGGHDSLDGKLEAAQADSEWAEVESLIKELQQGDGVQSVSKGRYFLSPGLAPTFQVYMASMFENQYKLLARSGNRAQEVIVETSLGKEEMKSIILTCTNRVQ